From Pseudomonadota bacterium, one genomic window encodes:
- a CDS encoding winged helix-turn-helix domain-containing protein, with the protein MTQQHFEQYVFDRQSFTLTRAGQPVELRPKTIELLSVLIENRRRVMSKQALIRCLWHTEHVTDQSVFQAMSELRAALKPLDAIRTFPNRGYRWVLPIETVSSKAATRTGRRPTWWAAAAVVLVMGAVAAWVRPIATHHAGTPSVSAHTLPALAAFSEGAAALQRGDTARARALLTMSVDERPDFAEARLLLAEATLAHGDALQARQQAGNVLNGLSNADVYALVTAMDLISRADQQLGQLHSALEWAVRAADQAQVNGYECTAADLQDRVRLLVHDQTEREAQASPVLTSPLALAFLHRWQETDESTDTPERDPLWSDARDTPHESLAQFSELPSAKRPAHCDRYRGETSDVGAQPTSITVLQADLAPYPRPVG; encoded by the coding sequence ATGACACAACAACACTTCGAGCAATACGTTTTCGACCGTCAGTCTTTCACGCTCACGCGCGCGGGCCAACCCGTTGAGCTGCGCCCAAAGACCATCGAATTGCTAAGCGTGCTCATTGAAAACCGGCGTCGAGTGATGAGCAAGCAGGCACTCATTCGCTGCCTCTGGCATACCGAGCATGTCACCGATCAAAGTGTGTTTCAGGCCATGAGCGAACTCCGCGCCGCACTCAAACCGCTCGACGCCATTCGCACGTTTCCCAATCGTGGCTATCGATGGGTGCTCCCAATTGAGACCGTTTCTTCCAAGGCGGCCACCCGAACTGGCCGTCGACCAACATGGTGGGCGGCGGCGGCAGTTGTGCTGGTTATGGGCGCCGTGGCCGCTTGGGTTCGTCCGATAGCGACCCACCACGCTGGCACGCCAAGCGTCTCGGCTCACACGTTACCGGCGCTTGCCGCCTTCAGTGAAGGCGCGGCGGCACTCCAGCGTGGTGATACGGCTCGAGCCCGGGCACTACTAACAATGAGTGTTGATGAGCGCCCTGATTTTGCTGAGGCGAGGCTTCTGCTAGCGGAAGCTACGCTGGCACATGGCGATGCGTTACAGGCCCGCCAGCAGGCTGGCAATGTGCTCAACGGTTTATCAAATGCCGATGTCTATGCACTGGTCACCGCCATGGATTTGATCAGTCGAGCGGATCAGCAACTTGGTCAGCTTCATTCGGCGCTCGAGTGGGCGGTGCGCGCGGCCGACCAAGCACAAGTGAATGGATATGAATGCACCGCGGCAGATCTGCAGGATCGAGTGCGCTTGCTCGTGCACGATCAAACCGAACGCGAGGCGCAGGCCAGTCCAGTATTGACCTCACCGTTGGCGCTTGCCTTCCTCCATCGCTGGCAGGAAACCGACGAGTCGACCGACACCCCTGAGCGGGACCCATTGTGGTCAGATGCTCGCGACACGCCGCATGAGTCGCTGGCCCAATTCTCTGAGCTGCCGTCGGCCAAGCGACCGGCGCACTGTGACCGTTATCGCGGCGAAACCAGTGACGTGGGGGCTCAGCCCACATCCATCACAGTGCTGCAGGCAGACTTGGCCCCCTATCCACGCCCTGTTGGTTAG